The Streptomyces sp. NBC_00440 genome contains a region encoding:
- a CDS encoding FAD-binding oxidoreductase: MQRRTLLAAVPVLATAVACRNTNSSGNTGSSDQKPPGSTTGSTTTRTTPGSTPPGTTGSGSMPRAAADWTALAHGLDGKLIRPGDADYPTARQLYNTRYDSLKPAAVAYIAGEDDIRECLAYARAHHIPVSIRNGGHSYAGWSSGNGRLVIDVSKLSHISADGTIGAGAKLVDVYETLGRSSRAIPGGSCPTVGISGLTLGGGHGVASRAYGLTCDSLTSATLITADGKRLTASAKENKDLFWALRGAGNGNFGVVTSMTFRTHAAPRTVSAYMSWPWSKAHAVIDAWQKWGPDQADEIWSSAHLEAASGGGTPSVSVAAFSLGTYGDLQNAVDRLADQVGAPASSVSLRRRGYEDAMLVYAGCASLSENQCHLPGPTPGRRTAGTLRRETYAAASDFYDRILPADGIDALLSRTRAVAGPGTTQGAGSVALTALGGAINRVSPSATAFVHRRSRMLAQYIASWQPGTAGTTQQAWLKDTHRAMGPYASGGAYQNYIDPKLTDWRSAYYGAGAPKLAGLKKQYDPQRLFDFPQAL; encoded by the coding sequence ATGCAACGTCGCACTCTGCTCGCCGCCGTACCCGTCCTGGCCACCGCCGTCGCCTGCCGCAACACGAACAGTTCGGGCAATACGGGCAGTTCAGACCAGAAGCCGCCGGGCTCCACGACCGGTTCCACCACCACCAGGACCACACCCGGCAGCACCCCGCCCGGCACGACCGGCTCCGGCTCCATGCCGCGCGCGGCCGCCGACTGGACCGCACTCGCCCACGGGCTCGACGGCAAACTCATCCGCCCCGGCGACGCCGACTACCCCACGGCCCGTCAGCTCTACAACACCCGCTACGACAGCCTGAAGCCCGCAGCCGTCGCGTACATCGCGGGCGAGGACGACATCCGTGAGTGCCTCGCCTACGCGCGTGCGCACCACATACCCGTCTCGATACGCAACGGCGGCCACTCCTACGCCGGCTGGTCGTCCGGCAACGGCCGCCTCGTCATCGACGTGTCGAAGCTGTCCCATATATCGGCCGACGGCACGATCGGCGCGGGCGCCAAGCTGGTCGACGTGTACGAGACCCTCGGCAGGAGTTCCCGCGCCATCCCCGGCGGCTCCTGCCCCACGGTCGGCATCTCGGGGCTCACCCTCGGCGGCGGCCACGGTGTCGCCTCCCGTGCGTACGGCCTGACCTGCGACAGCCTCACCTCCGCCACCCTGATCACGGCCGACGGCAAGCGCCTGACGGCAAGCGCCAAGGAGAACAAGGACCTGTTCTGGGCGCTGCGCGGCGCGGGCAACGGCAACTTCGGCGTCGTCACCTCCATGACCTTCCGTACGCACGCGGCACCGCGGACCGTCTCCGCCTATATGTCCTGGCCCTGGTCGAAGGCGCACGCGGTCATCGACGCCTGGCAGAAGTGGGGCCCCGACCAGGCCGACGAGATCTGGTCGTCGGCACATCTGGAAGCCGCTTCGGGCGGAGGCACCCCGAGCGTCTCCGTCGCGGCGTTCTCGCTGGGCACGTACGGAGACCTCCAGAACGCGGTCGACCGCCTCGCCGACCAGGTGGGCGCCCCGGCCAGTTCCGTATCACTGCGCAGGCGCGGCTACGAGGACGCGATGCTCGTCTACGCGGGCTGCGCGAGCCTCAGCGAGAACCAGTGCCATCTGCCGGGTCCGACGCCCGGCCGCCGGACCGCGGGAACGCTGCGGCGCGAAACGTACGCCGCCGCTTCGGACTTCTACGACCGGATCCTCCCCGCGGACGGCATCGACGCCCTGCTCTCCAGGACCCGGGCCGTCGCCGGTCCGGGCACCACCCAGGGCGCGGGCTCGGTCGCGCTGACCGCGCTCGGCGGTGCGATCAACCGGGTCTCCCCCTCGGCCACCGCGTTCGTGCACCGGCGTTCACGGATGCTGGCCCAGTACATAGCGTCCTGGCAGCCCGGCACCGCGGGCACCACCCAGCAGGCCTGGCTCAAGGACACGCACCGGGCGATGGGCCCGTACGCGTCGGGGGGCGCCTACCAGAACTACATCGACCCGAAGCTGACGGACTGGCGGTCGGCGTACTACGGGGCGGGGGCGCCGAAACTCGCCGGGCTGAAGAAGCAGTACGACCCGCAGCGGCTGTTCGACTTCCCGCAGGCGCTCTGA
- a CDS encoding DUF47 domain-containing protein, whose protein sequence is MRFRLTPRETSFYDMFAASADNIVTGSKLLMELLGADASGRVEIAERMRAAEHAGDDATHAIFHQLNSSFITPFDREDIYNLASCLDDIMDFMEEAVDLVVLYQVEELPKGVEQQIEVLARAAVLTAEAMPSLRTMNNLTEYWIEVNRLENQADQIHRKLLAHLFNGKYDAMEVLKLKQIVDVLEEAADAFEHVANTVETIAVKES, encoded by the coding sequence GTGCGCTTTCGTCTGACCCCCAGGGAGACGAGCTTCTACGACATGTTCGCCGCATCCGCGGACAACATCGTCACGGGCTCGAAGCTCCTCATGGAACTGCTCGGCGCGGACGCATCCGGCCGGGTCGAGATCGCGGAGCGGATGCGGGCAGCGGAGCACGCGGGGGACGACGCGACTCACGCGATCTTCCACCAGCTCAACTCCTCCTTCATCACGCCGTTCGACCGCGAGGACATCTACAACCTCGCCTCGTGCCTCGACGACATCATGGACTTCATGGAGGAGGCCGTCGACCTCGTCGTGCTGTACCAGGTCGAGGAGCTGCCCAAGGGCGTCGAGCAGCAGATCGAGGTGCTGGCCAGGGCAGCTGTGCTGACCGCTGAGGCGATGCCGAGCCTGCGGACGATGAACAACCTGACCGAGTACTGGATCGAGGTCAACCGGCTGGAGAACCAGGCCGACCAGATCCACCGCAAGCTGCTCGCCCACCTCTTCAATGGCAAGTACGACGCCATGGAGGTCCTGAAGCTCAAGCAGATCGTGGATGTGCTGGAAGAGGCTGCCGACGCGTTCGAGCACGTGGCCAACACGGTGGAGACCATCGCGGTCAAGGAGTCCTGA
- a CDS encoding inorganic phosphate transporter, with protein MDTFTLIVTIAVALGFTYTNGFHDSANAIATSVSTRALTPRAALAMAAVMNLAGAFLGSGVAKTVSEGLIATPTGQKGMGILFSALVGAIVWNLITWYFGLPSSSSHALFGGLVGAALAGGTMVHWSGVVEKIVIPMFLSPVVGLVVGYLVMVAILWLFRKSNPHKAKRGFRIAQTVSAAGMALGHGLQDAQKTMGVVMMALVISGHETFSDAIPVWVKLVCALMLSLGTYAGGWRIMRTLGRKIIELDPPQGFAAETTGAAIMFGSSYLFQAPISTTHVITSAIMGVGATKRPRAVRWGVAKNIVLGWFITMPAAAVVAALSYWVVLLLF; from the coding sequence GTGGACACCTTCACTCTGATCGTGACCATTGCTGTCGCGCTCGGATTCACCTACACGAACGGCTTCCACGACTCCGCCAATGCCATCGCGACCTCGGTGTCCACCCGGGCGCTGACGCCGCGTGCGGCTCTGGCGATGGCCGCTGTGATGAACCTCGCGGGCGCCTTCCTGGGCAGCGGGGTCGCCAAGACCGTCAGTGAAGGGCTGATCGCCACGCCCACCGGGCAGAAGGGGATGGGCATCCTCTTCTCCGCGCTCGTCGGCGCGATCGTCTGGAACCTGATCACCTGGTACTTCGGGCTGCCGTCCTCGTCCTCGCACGCCCTGTTCGGCGGACTGGTCGGCGCCGCGCTCGCGGGCGGCACGATGGTGCACTGGAGCGGGGTGGTCGAGAAGATCGTCATCCCGATGTTCCTGTCCCCGGTCGTCGGTCTTGTGGTCGGCTATCTGGTGATGGTCGCGATCCTGTGGTTGTTCCGTAAGTCCAACCCGCACAAGGCGAAGCGCGGATTCCGTATCGCCCAGACGGTCTCCGCCGCGGGCATGGCGCTCGGCCACGGTCTTCAGGACGCGCAGAAGACCATGGGTGTCGTCATGATGGCCCTGGTCATCTCCGGGCACGAGACCTTCAGCGACGCGATCCCCGTCTGGGTCAAGCTCGTCTGCGCGCTGATGCTCTCGCTCGGTACGTACGCGGGCGGCTGGCGCATCATGCGGACCCTCGGCCGCAAGATCATCGAGTTGGACCCGCCGCAGGGCTTCGCGGCGGAGACCACCGGTGCAGCGATCATGTTCGGCTCGTCATACCTCTTCCAGGCGCCGATCTCGACCACGCACGTCATCACCTCGGCGATCATGGGTGTGGGAGCGACCAAGCGCCCGCGCGCGGTGCGCTGGGGCGTGGCCAAGAACATCGTCCTCGGCTGGTTCATCACCATGCCGGCCGCCGCGGTCGTCGCTGCCCTCAGCTACTGGGTCGTCCTGCTGCTCTTCTGA
- a CDS encoding YihY/virulence factor BrkB family protein, whose translation MGMERRAAPEPGESPALPWIPRPGRRAPDPRPVSDAWSRGGTALRRTPVSLWNDDVSDWAAALTYYAILALVPALLVTISVISLVAPTTTDELIADVTAWAPAESGTALHQALSHVAGQRSAALTVLIGGSFSALWSASSYLAVFRRALHSMYEVKDERPVLRKAHRILLTAVALLGLLVVSALALVLSGSLAASLGHALGLGNAGTDVWNLLKWPALLCCVALLVLLLFRSGPPAARTSHRGLPGGVLAALLWLMASAGFTAYAAGFGTYSRLYGSLAGVVVFLVWLWLSNLALLAGAQFNAELTRDTRAPNSSPANSSPANSSPANSSPAKSSPAKPSPSGD comes from the coding sequence ATGGGCATGGAGCGACGGGCCGCACCGGAGCCCGGCGAGAGTCCCGCCCTTCCGTGGATCCCCCGCCCCGGCCGCCGCGCACCTGACCCACGCCCGGTGTCCGACGCCTGGTCACGTGGAGGGACGGCGCTGCGCCGCACCCCCGTCTCCCTGTGGAACGACGACGTGTCCGACTGGGCCGCCGCCCTCACCTACTACGCGATCCTCGCGCTGGTCCCCGCGCTCCTGGTCACCATTTCGGTCATCAGCCTCGTCGCCCCCACGACCACCGACGAACTCATCGCCGACGTCACCGCCTGGGCCCCCGCCGAATCCGGCACCGCTCTGCACCAGGCGCTCAGCCATGTCGCGGGCCAGCGCTCCGCCGCTCTGACCGTCCTGATCGGCGGCTCGTTCAGCGCGCTGTGGTCCGCCTCCAGCTACCTCGCGGTCTTCCGGCGCGCCCTGCACTCCATGTACGAGGTCAAGGACGAGCGCCCCGTCCTGCGCAAGGCGCACCGCATCCTGCTGACGGCCGTGGCCCTGCTCGGGCTACTGGTGGTGAGCGCGCTCGCCCTGGTGCTCAGCGGCTCCCTGGCCGCCTCGCTGGGCCACGCGCTGGGCCTGGGCAACGCGGGAACCGACGTCTGGAACCTGCTCAAATGGCCGGCCCTGCTCTGCTGTGTGGCCCTGCTGGTCCTGCTCCTCTTCCGCTCCGGACCACCCGCGGCCCGGACCTCCCACCGCGGCCTGCCCGGCGGCGTACTCGCGGCGCTGCTCTGGCTCATGGCGTCGGCGGGCTTCACGGCGTACGCGGCGGGGTTCGGCACGTACAGCAGGCTGTACGGATCGCTGGCCGGCGTCGTCGTGTTCCTGGTCTGGCTCTGGCTCTCCAACCTGGCCCTGCTGGCAGGAGCCCAGTTCAACGCGGAACTGACAAGGGATACCCGCGCGCCAAACTCAAGCCCGGCAAACTCAAGCCCGGCAAACTCAAGCCCGGCAAACTCAAGCCCGGCGAAATCAAGCCCGGCGAAACCAAGCCCGTCCGGCGATTGA
- a CDS encoding phosphatase PAP2 family protein gives MAGLTNDGSNLDVQLLYDINGLAKSAPGWADRTMEFIGEYGILLAVVLLVLGCWWSVRRRPDTESAVTAVAGIIWAPLAAGIAVLVNVPIRGFVHRARPFVEHQGLDVLVKGKTDFSFVSDHATLAMAVGAGLFVAHRKFGLAAIGLALAEGFCRIFMGVHYPTDVVGGFALGTAVTLLLSPFAMALLTPVVRAVARSERAWMLVRSRRTRTVAAAAVEIPEARSESGRNDLAA, from the coding sequence ATGGCTGGGCTCACCAACGATGGGTCGAACCTTGATGTCCAGCTGCTCTACGACATCAACGGCCTCGCGAAGTCGGCCCCCGGCTGGGCGGACCGGACCATGGAGTTCATCGGCGAGTACGGGATCCTGCTCGCGGTGGTGCTGCTGGTGCTGGGGTGCTGGTGGAGCGTGCGCAGGCGGCCGGACACCGAGTCGGCCGTGACGGCCGTCGCCGGGATCATCTGGGCGCCGCTGGCCGCCGGGATCGCTGTTCTGGTGAACGTACCGATCCGCGGATTCGTCCACCGGGCCCGGCCGTTCGTCGAGCATCAGGGGCTCGACGTCCTGGTGAAGGGCAAGACCGACTTCTCGTTCGTGAGCGATCACGCGACGCTCGCGATGGCGGTCGGGGCCGGACTCTTCGTGGCGCACCGGAAGTTCGGGCTCGCCGCGATCGGGCTCGCGCTGGCCGAGGGGTTCTGCCGGATCTTCATGGGCGTGCACTATCCGACGGATGTGGTCGGCGGGTTCGCGCTGGGGACGGCGGTGACGCTGCTGCTCTCGCCGTTCGCGATGGCGCTGCTGACCCCGGTGGTGCGGGCCGTCGCCCGGTCCGAGCGGGCGTGGATGCTGGTGCGGTCGCGGCGGACGCGGACGGTGGCGGCTGCCGCGGTGGAGATTCCGGAGGCGCGGTCGGAGTCCGGGCGGAACGATCTGGCCGCGTGA
- a CDS encoding metal-sensitive transcriptional regulator has translation MTTTEAAGAPDRTGQEPGTEPVVHGYHKQKDEHLKRLRRIEGQIRGLQRLVDEDVYCIDILTQVSASTKALQSFALQLLEEHLRHCVADAAVRGGEEIDAKVEEATKAIARLLRT, from the coding sequence ATGACAACCACCGAGGCGGCCGGCGCGCCCGACCGTACGGGCCAGGAGCCGGGCACCGAGCCCGTCGTGCACGGCTACCACAAGCAGAAGGACGAACACCTCAAGCGGCTGCGCCGGATCGAGGGCCAGATCCGCGGGCTCCAGCGGCTCGTGGACGAGGACGTCTACTGCATCGACATACTCACCCAGGTATCGGCCTCCACCAAGGCCCTGCAGTCCTTCGCGCTCCAGCTCCTGGAGGAGCACCTGCGGCACTGCGTGGCGGACGCGGCGGTCCGCGGCGGCGAGGAGATCGACGCGAAGGTCGAGGAAGCCACCAAGGCGATCGCCCGGCTGCTGCGCACCTGA
- the pstA gene encoding phosphate ABC transporter permease PstA, which yields MSDTAVETGQEQTPRVHAAPSLSARSLPRWAPAGFAAAAIVIGAGIGTAAGLSSKVQWGLIAVAAFLALSYVTTALVENKRQAKDRFATSIIWVCFILAVIPLLSLLWTTVGHGVKDLSVNFLTHSMVGVLSSDQGGGVYHALVGTVEQVGIATVIAVPIGLLTAVYLVEYGKGALARAVTFFVDVMTGIPSIVAGLFILSIMLMTDTAPSGLMGSLALTILMMPVVVRSTEEMLKLVPNELREAALALGVPKWRMILKVVLPTAIGGITTGVMLAIARIAGETAPIMLLVFGSQMINTNPFKDGQSSLPYYIFEQYKLGEPPAIDRAWAAALVLIAFVMILNLVARGIARWKAPKTGR from the coding sequence ATGAGCGACACAGCCGTAGAGACCGGACAGGAGCAGACGCCGCGCGTGCACGCGGCTCCGAGCCTCAGCGCCCGCAGCCTCCCCCGCTGGGCGCCGGCCGGCTTCGCCGCCGCCGCGATCGTGATCGGCGCGGGGATCGGCACCGCCGCAGGCCTCAGCAGCAAGGTCCAGTGGGGCCTGATCGCCGTCGCCGCCTTCCTCGCGCTCTCCTACGTCACGACCGCGCTGGTCGAGAACAAGCGCCAGGCCAAGGACCGCTTCGCGACCAGCATCATCTGGGTCTGCTTCATCCTGGCCGTCATCCCGCTGCTCTCGCTGCTCTGGACGACCGTCGGCCACGGGGTCAAGGACCTCAGCGTCAACTTCCTCACCCACTCGATGGTCGGCGTCCTCTCGTCCGACCAGGGCGGCGGCGTCTACCACGCGCTGGTCGGCACCGTGGAGCAGGTCGGCATCGCCACGGTGATCGCCGTCCCCATCGGCCTGCTGACGGCCGTCTATCTGGTGGAGTACGGCAAGGGCGCGCTGGCCAGGGCCGTGACGTTCTTCGTGGACGTCATGACCGGCATCCCGTCCATCGTCGCCGGCCTGTTCATCCTGTCGATCATGCTGATGACCGACACCGCGCCCTCGGGCCTGATGGGCTCGCTCGCGCTGACGATCCTGATGATGCCGGTCGTGGTCCGCTCCACCGAGGAGATGCTCAAGCTCGTCCCGAACGAGCTGCGCGAAGCGGCGCTGGCCCTCGGCGTACCGAAGTGGCGCATGATCCTCAAGGTCGTCCTGCCGACCGCGATCGGCGGTATCACCACCGGTGTGATGCTGGCCATCGCGCGCATCGCCGGGGAGACCGCGCCGATCATGCTGCTGGTGTTCGGCAGCCAGATGATCAACACCAACCCCTTCAAGGACGGCCAGTCCTCCCTGCCGTACTACATCTTCGAGCAGTACAAGCTCGGCGAGCCGCCCGCGATCGACCGGGCCTGGGCAGCGGCACTGGTGCTGATCGCCTTCGTCATGATCCTGAACCTCGTCGCCCGCGGCATAGCCCGCTGGAAGGCCCCGAAGACCGGCCGCTGA
- the pstB gene encoding phosphate ABC transporter ATP-binding protein PstB, which translates to MAKRIDISGLTAYYSSHKAIEDISMTVEPRSVTAFIGPSGCGKSTFLRTLNRMHEVTPGGRVEGKVMLDDENLYGSHVDPVAVRRTVGMVFQRPNPFPTMSIFDNVAAGLRLNGSYRKSELTDIVEKSLRGANLWNEVKDRLNKPGSGLSGGQQQRLCIARAIAVEPQVLLMDEPCSALDPISTLAIEDLVGELKERFTIVIVTHNMQQAARVSDRTAFFNLSAVGKPGRLIEIDETERIFSNPSVQATEDYISGRFG; encoded by the coding sequence ATGGCCAAGCGAATCGACATCAGCGGCCTGACCGCCTACTACAGCTCCCACAAGGCCATCGAGGACATCTCGATGACCGTGGAACCCCGCTCGGTGACCGCCTTCATCGGCCCGTCCGGCTGCGGCAAGTCGACCTTCCTGCGCACCCTCAACCGGATGCACGAGGTCACCCCGGGCGGCCGCGTCGAGGGCAAGGTGATGCTGGACGACGAGAACCTGTACGGGAGCCACGTCGACCCCGTCGCCGTACGCCGTACGGTCGGCATGGTCTTCCAGCGCCCGAACCCCTTCCCGACCATGTCGATCTTCGACAACGTCGCGGCGGGCCTGCGCCTGAACGGCTCGTACCGCAAGAGCGAGCTGACCGACATCGTCGAGAAGTCGCTCCGGGGCGCCAACCTCTGGAACGAGGTCAAGGACCGCCTCAACAAGCCGGGCTCCGGGCTCTCCGGCGGCCAGCAGCAGCGGCTCTGCATCGCCCGCGCCATCGCGGTCGAACCGCAGGTCCTGCTGATGGACGAGCCGTGCTCGGCGCTCGACCCGATCTCCACCCTCGCCATCGAGGACCTGGTGGGTGAGCTGAAGGAACGCTTCACGATCGTCATCGTGACGCACAACATGCAGCAGGCGGCGCGCGTCTCGGACCGCACGGCCTTCTTCAACCTCTCGGCGGTGGGCAAGCCGGGCCGGCTCATCGAGATCGACGAGACCGAACGGATCTTCTCGAACCCGTCAGTCCAGGCGACCGAGGACTACATCTCGGGCCGCTTCGGATAG